The Glycine max cultivar Williams 82 chromosome 12, Glycine_max_v4.0, whole genome shotgun sequence genome window below encodes:
- the LOC100789358 gene encoding BTB/POZ domain-containing protein At5g60050, which produces MGGDSHSALKSREVSAMIKQGFIPDPTHSFSPSRTFSPPPSSTRPSQTQTQTQSHTHSHPHTQTLFDMMSEEHKFSDEKRRKTQDRVSRLLDEPALRGGGDVRLTVVARDGFRASMEVRKTVLADKSRFFADKLRCAGGDLSHSVEISDCDDIEVYVEAIVLMHCEDLKPRLRSMAEGVPKILSLLKVSAAIMFDLGVVSCLEYLESIPWTEDEQEEVISQLEHLQIDDSATEVLLRVSSDPSTADRADDIFLNLLSGVLQAKDDKARREMKALLSRLLKENVSNDSSRLDVSKDTLYHLCHKCIGSLLLCLSEAASSDEKLDRGAIMSDITREADNIQWIVDILIGKKIGDEFVKIWAEQKELVTLHSKVPTVYRHEISRITAQLCIGIGRGHILVPKEIRFSLLSTWLEALYEDFGWMRRASRAVDRKLVEDGLSQTILTLPLLQQQSVLLNWFDRFLSKGDDCPNIQKAFEIWWRRAFIRQYSAEPENSQLQITLSDYPS; this is translated from the exons ATGGGTGGAGATAGTCATAGTGCTCTGAAATCCAGAGAAGTATCAGCGATGATAAAGCAGGGTTTCATACCCGACCCAACCCACTCTTTCTCACCTTCCAGAACCTTCTCTCCTCCTCCTTCCTCAACTCGCCCGAGTCAGACTCAGACTCAGACTCAGTCCCATACTCACTCTCACCCTCACACTCAGACTCTCTTCGACATGATGTCGGAGGAGCACAAATTCTCCGACGAGAAGCGCCGCAAAACGCAAGATCGAGTCTCCAGGCTCCTCGACGAGCCCGCCCTGCGCGGCGGCGGCGACGTCAGGCTCACGGTGGTCGCCAGGGACGGTTTCAGGGCCTCGATGGAGGTTCGCAAGACCGTTCTCGCCGACAAGAGCCGCTTCTTCGCCGACAAGCTTCGCTGCGCCGGCGGCGATCTCTCCCACTCCGTCGAGATCAGCGACTGCGACGACATCGAAGTGTACGTTGAGGCCATCGTTTTGATGCACTGCGAGGATCTCAAGCCTAGGTTGCGCTCCATGGCCGAAGGAGTTCCCAAAATTTTGAGCTTGCTCAAG GTTTCAGCAGCTATCATGTTTGACCTTGGAGTTGTGTCATGCCTGGAATATTTGGAATCTATTCCGTGGACTGAGGATGAACAGGAGGAAGTCATATCTCAGCTAGAACATCTTCAGATTGATGACTCTGCAACTGAAGTTCTTCTTAGAGTATCATCTGATCCATCTACTGCTGATAGAGCTGACGACATCTTCTTGAACCTGCTAAGTGGTGTTCTACAAGCAAAAGACGACAAAGCTCGTAGGGAAATGAAAGCTCTGTTATCAAGATTGCTTAAAGAGAATGTGTCTAATGATAGCAGCAGACTTGATGTTTCTAAAGACACACTTTATCATCTTTGCCATAAGTGTATTGGTTCTCTTCTCCTATGCCTGTCCGAAGCAGCCAGCAGCGATGAGAAGCTGGATCGGGGGGCTATAATGAGCGACATAACTCGTGAAGCTGACAATATTCAGTGGATTGTTGACATTCTGATTGGCAAAAAGATAGGTGATGAATTTGTGAAAATATGGGCAGAGCAGAAAGAACTTGTTACACTTCACTCCAAGGTTCCAACAGTTTACCGCCATGAGATCAGCAGAATCACAGCACAACTGTGCATCGGCATTGGAAGGGGACACATACTGGTGCCAAAAGAAATTCGATTTTCCTTGTTGTCAACATGGCTAGAAGCTCTATATGAAGATTTTGGATGGATGAGGAGAGCTTCTAGAGCTGTTGACAGGAAATTGGTTGAGGATGGACTAAGCCAAACTATATTGACACTTCCTTTACTCCAACAACAGTCTGTGTTGCTGAATTGGTTTGATAGATTTCTTAGTAAAGGAGATGACTGCCCTAATATTCAGAAGGCATTTGAGATTTGGTGGAGAAGGGCTTTCATCAGACAGTATTCAGCTGAGCCTGAAAATTCCCAATTGCAAATAACTCTCTCTGATTACCCCAGCTGA